The genomic DNA AGTTTCGGTCCTCGGTCGATATAGCTTTTTCAGGCCGATAAATCCTATATGACTCGTAAATACTCGTAAATACTGCTTATCTCATCGGTCGATATCTGATCACATGAAGGTCAATAGAAAGTGATTACATCGATATTCTTATAAACAAAGTTAGATGAGCAACTGTATATAAATCAGTCAAACACCAGCCAATCGTATCTGGTTTCCATAAACGCGTTATCCAATCAGCAACCTCGTTACATTTAGATAAAACTGTTTAATGACCTTTAGAAATTATTATCTTATGAACAACCTAACTGAAATATTAACCATACTGTTCTTTTTTAGTGTAGTCATGAAACAAAACACTTAATTACTGTATGATAACATTGGTAAATATCTAAGTCTATGGACTTGAACAAGGTGATATTCACCTCACCATCATACAATATCTGTTTATTATTGCCCTCATCAAAAGACAatcatatatattattaaattcaaaagttccataaatcaatattttaaatcattttcatcATTCTAAACACAGTCATATTAAACATGACGAGACGCCTTATAATATATAACGTTGAATCCTTCAGTCTGATGACTTTAAATTGGAACAAAAGCGGTCTAATAAAATGAGCTATTGACTTCTTATTCCTTATTATATGACTATTGACTCCTAAAATATGAACTATTGACCACGTATCCAGTTGGAACCGAAGTTAATCTAGAAAAAGTTATCATTTCATTGTTCTGCCAGCATGTTCGTTGCATAAGCACTTTAAGAAATGGAGGGTGCGTATATGTAAACGTCTGtgaatttgtataaaatattttgatacgtAAGTAAATTCAAATAAAGCTGTACTAACAAATCCTCATAAGCAACGCGTACGATTTAGCAACAGCTGTTTCTTTTAAGTTTCAGTCGAAACGAGGATTTGTCGGCCTGAGAAAGATATTGATCTCGAGCTACACACCCGACTATACCACTTTTTTTcaggaccaaaaaaaaaaaaaaaacaattattgcaTTTCAGTGCTGTCGATATGAGGATTTATCGACATTGGAAAAACTTACAGGAAAGAACTGTTTTATAACATGTATTTAATTGAACAACTTGAACGTTACTTATGGCAAAGTTTGCAAGCATTTGCAGCGCTTGGTAACCTTTTCTATTGTTATGGGCTTACATTGTTTACGACGTCACATTTTATGACGTCATTGCTGCTGGTCAATGTCCGCCTTCGAGCCAGTATGACTTTTATTACTAATCTCCTGACTGTGTTTAAGCCAGCAGAAATAACCATCTGTAAAGATTTAATAATTTAACACTTTATTCTTACAAACAAGAACACAAGTCCGTCCTGTAATtctctacaaaaatgtttttattctaaaTCACAATTAACAAACATGaacaactaaaatatttaaaagtaagaaGGAATtattctatcaaatatatatatataattggtGCGTTTTTCTCAAAGATAAGGTATGctcatatttcatattaacaattgCTCTACAGTGtctataaaaacataaaattaacaatacATTAATTGAAAATATAACCACAATCACAGATTTGAACTATGCCTTCAGAGAACATATCTGAGTGCACAAATCATAGTCTTCACGAGAGGTCATGTGACCTTGCTTTGATGTGGACAGAAAACCATGTTCAACTCGAATCCGTTAAATGCCACTCAAGCATCAATACGCGGAATGATACATGGGCTGTATTGAGGATGGCCGCCAAACTTGATCTTGACGCAGTTGAAAAGCAATGATTTATTAGTCATGAAACtcaaaaattgaaatgaatatgGACTACGGTTGATTAAACAGGTTAATAAAACGAAACAAATTGATAACCAGATAAGCTTTATcagaaaatgtaatttatgttataaATTTGGATAGCAATATAAGGcataatatgttattattttcattagcTCTTTACTGTTGTTGACTTTACAAGTATACAAACCAATACAAAGTGTGGAAGCTGCAAATTGTACATGAGAAATGCAATTTGTGTTAAATGTACATTATCAGCTTCAAAGACAATTATAGCAATCATTCATTAGACATGTAAAGGAGACATTTGCAATTATTGCCTACTGTAGTTGACTGCAGAttactacaaaaataaaatttatgaaaatataagtgTTATTTACGCTACCAACTTGAGTTGACAAATACTGCACACATTTTTGCATATCTGCAAGCAATTCTATAATAGACATAAAATATAGCTAGTAGTGAATTAAGACAAAACAAATTTAAGTGCTATTTACACATTATAATGTTTTAGAAAAGTGGAATTAAGAAAAAAGTTTCCAGATCCATGTATCACTGTGCTCCGACTGCTACATCTGTTTATGATTTTGTACATCGTGgacatatatgtatatgttcaAAATACATAAGCAAAGTAAAACTAACAAGAGCTACCATTAAATACAGCTTTGTAAGAACACACCATGGGTCAAGTTCCTAAAATGACAAGATAACTTAAAATAAGTGAGTAAAACAATATGGATAGATTGCTGTTGTGACTAACCAAATTTGTTAGTGGGACCGCCGAAAATACCAGTGGCCTTTCCCTTTATTAAATGACTAGGTGAatataatttaataaacaaaaactaGAAGGGCTGTGGATGCCCTTAGAAAATGTTAAGTATATTTACACTTTATAGTGAACATTATGTATGGAGTTTCTTTGGAATgccattaaaaatgtgaaaaaacgTTTTAGGTTTAAATTACACAACAATTAATGTATAAGTAAACTGTGCATGTGGATTAAGTTAATGACTCTTCCGAATTCGAAGTCACTGTATAAGATGTTTccaattttaatacatgtatatgcgcGCACACTCTCATTTCTATTTATTGTTAACCTTGGTACAAAAATAAAAACGACTTGAATGTCGAATGTCCTATGGGTtctatattcaaaataaaattagcTAAGTACGTATGCTCCCATGATGGCATGTCGGAGGCATAATTTTCAGTCTGTGAAATATGCTgtgaatttgatctttgaccttaaTGATCATAGGCAATCGGACCCTGTGAGATCGTAACTATTAAATACTTACAAAAAATTCATGGAGATCATAAAGTGAAAAACAATAatcttatgaaatttgataaattattgaaaaccaAATGTCCTACAGACGAATCGAACGACAGATAAACCAACTGTCTGACATGAGCGAAACAGGAAAATCGGATGGCAAAAACTTCAATGTCAAATGCCGTATGTCGAGTTAACTtgaaactgaaaaagaattatctCGATATTTAAAGaagttacaaaaatgaaatactatTTGTTAAACAAAATCAACATTCACATTTTAGTGTTGAATGTCCTATATCAAGCTCCCTAGTGAAAAAACTTTTATTGCTGAGTCGCTTTCCCAGAACCCAACCCAAAGTGTTACACTTATCGTATTTAATATAAAGaactgaaacaaaatacaaatttgaCGGACTTTTTTAAGCTCTTATCCTAAACAAATATATCGGTCATTTAttaggttttttttatttctggtaaACAGTTAATATCCCCACAACGTATGTGATTGTTACGATGGCAAATATGGTTAAGGATTGCCTCATATTGAAGAGGTATGTGGCAGTCTGTTACTTTTTTTGATTAATTTGGGACAGGAATTTACCAAGCATCTCTTCCACTGATTCTTTCATCTGTAGCATCTGGTCGCGAGTTTTGTTTTGCATGTCATTCATCTTTTCCTCTAAACTTGTCATTGATCGATCAATATTTGTCTGGAGTTTCGTTATATCACTCTCAATTTTTTCGTTTATTTCTGTCTTTAGATTTAATAATTGCTGGTCAACTTTAGTATGTAATTCTTCTTTTATCTCTTTTGCCTGTCTTGCAACTTCTTGTGAAAGAGCTTGATCCATATAATCGAATCTTTCGTTTAGGTCCTTTGTACGATCTGACTGTGGTATCACATCTTCTGTCGCTGTGGTAACGGAACAGCCTACTGGAATAGCAGTATTAGTGCTATGTAACATAAACTGTTTCATTTGAAAAGGGCGTGGTATTTCTAGTGCATTTAAAACGTCATAAATAGGAGTGACTAAGCAGATGTTGCCCATACCAGCTTCAACAATTCCTATTCCTAACAGTTCATTTCCTTCAATAGTGAAAACCATTGCTCCAGAATCACCTGCTTGTGCAAACTGTGTATCACTAAACGATTCGATTTCATACTGGTTAAATAACATAAATCCCCAGTTTTGAGCAGTGTTTGTCCTAATTGCGCCGCCACGTAATCGAAAGCTTCCCTTTGTTATTCCACTTGTGCTTCCATGTTTTACCACCAGAGCCATTCTCTTAACACTTGGTGATATTTTCCCTGAATGGAAGGTCATAGGATTTTCCTTATCGAACCCTGAAAGCAGTGCAAGTGTACAAATTAAAACGCGGTAAATATACAGTTGTCTATGTATcagtaaaacatgtaaaagaaTTTATGCCCCGTTGTCGTATCATATTAATAGTATGTACAATGATCGTTCCGTGACTTCTGTgtgaatgaaaaaatatattatacttcTTACATTAACCAATACTTGATTCTATTCTGATATATAATTTACCTGCTTCACGGTCATTAGCTGCATCAGGAAATATTCCAGAATTTGGAAATCGTTTCCGGACATGAATAACAGCAGCGTCAACGCCAGCATTGCCGCCTCCTCCTTCGGTGAATACCGCTCTTACCAGTGTACCAAATGGCTCCGAAGGCGGAGAAGGTTGATATACGTTGTTAAGAGGATTGTCGTCTGACGCTGCTATCCAAGTACCATTGCTTTGAAGgtcttttaaatttgggttttgaGCAAACACATGTGCACTcgttaaacaataaatttcattttcgCTCTCAATGAACCCACCGATTGTCCCTATATTTGACTGCTCTGCAAAGCTTTGTCCACTTATTGCGCAACCCATCTTTACACTTTCATGAACATCATGCGGACCAAGAAATGGGACACATATTCCCTCTCTGACATCCACAGGAAAACCGTTCAATATCTTGGGGAAAGGTTTCTCGTTGATTGGAATTATACCCTTCCTTGGTACATAGAGAGATATACAGACTTCGTTTGTCATTTTCGCGTCCTCCCTCCCATATCGAGAAGACTTAATCCAGCTAACTGATATACGGGTTATGTTACTGTGCCTTTTCATCAGTCCTTGTGAATGACGCTTCATGCGTGTTACTGCTTTGCTGATTTCCTCATCCATCAAAGGAATTTCGTTTTCGCGCCATTGTATATCCTTGTTTTCCCGTGAGCTATTGACCTCATCTATGCATATTTGTTCAACATTGTAATTGAATGCATTTGCCATTTGGATTTTTGCCTTTGTAATCACTGCAAATACTATAGCATTTTCCTCAATATGTTTATCGCAAATAGTTTTATACCCTGCCCATACATTCACAATAGTATTTGACTCAGCTTTTATACATGAGCTTATTTCGTTACACGTGTCCTTTAGTATTTGAGAATCTCTCCCAAATTCTACTGAATATTTGTTAAGCATTTTCTGTGTAGGTAAGACTCTTTCGGATATTAAACGTTGTGCCTCTTTTCTGTCCTTTTGTTTAATACAGCTCCCCCACGCTGTTTCGTCTAATGAATATATAAACAACTTTTAGTAagtattaaaacatataaacgaaTGATATTGGCACACTGCAATCATGCAAGCAAACAATTTCTAACTTAGTCTTAtatgtgtttttattattaataaacatgataaatacgAAGTATCTAAAACCTATTTGCgggatatcaatatttttttctaccgtGTAATGAAATGGGTATACCGAATCTGAaaagaaaaatcagatttttAATAGATTAATTAATGATTTGTTGCGACATATGAGTGCTAGAGATTTAAACTGATCTGGCATATGTTGAATCTCATTGGTAGTACATCCTGAATAAATGTGATAATGATTAAAGAAGACATAAAAGTGCTAAAGCATAAACATATGGCATTGATAAATTAAGAGCATGTAATTCATAATTTGGCCATTTATAAATCGTATATATACACATTATTTGTAAATATGGATTGACGTCGTGCAGGAATGATGGTACTAGAATGTAAACATAGTGAAATATAGGTGTTAACTCCACTTAGTTACCAATCTTATAAATTGTCATTCAAATCCAGTCAGTAGAATAGCATGTGAAAaggtacatgtataacaaaaataCACTGAGAGACAGATAGACTAACAGACAGTGCATAATCAATATATTTCCCCCATATATGTTGGACATAGTTCTGAATAAtgttacaaacaaaaaaactttgtCGCCTAACTCTACTTTACGATTGTATATGCCCTTAAAGCTTATTTTGTGTGCTGTTACatgtaacatttaaaacacgGCTGTGATGTAATTGTTTTGTCAATTacataggttattgtaccgataccgctctATACACACAATTTTACTATACTTATCCAATATTACTTGTAACagatcatttttaaaataatggatactttagaTATGGACAGTGAGCTACAGGTAATTGATATGTATAGTAACAACCTTTTGCGTTGAGAGGTGCGAGTACATCAACCTAGGAAATTCAGCTACTTCAtaaataagttttgaaatataaacagcaacgttttacagaaattttagctgcaattaaaattctaaaggGGAACGTACAACATTGACCAAATTCGACTCCCAAATTAtcagaaaaatgaaaatcaaagaatAGGCCAAAAGAATGTACAGAAAGTTCAACTGTTAGAAAGTAGTAAATCCTTTGTATACCCCTAAATCACCATAGAAAAGTATATATGAATTCACACTCGGTTGTGTCACATTTCAATCAATTTGGTCAATATGAGTCTTTATTATAATAAGTTACCAATGCAGGACACAAATATATAATTGATCAtttttatattcttaataaaattgaaaatatatccttTGCAGATCCATAATGCGCATTATAACTGATAATAAGGGATTCATAACGAACAAGCAATAATCATGTTTTTATGGACATTTCATAACATGATCTGACAAAATTTATAACCTGTCGCAATTAACTTACATGATAATATTCCTAAAAGTCatacttaaaaaaatgaaatgttcaataaaaagtaattttagtAGACATTTCCGTTCACggtttttaaaaatccaaaaacaaatagATTTTAGACGGGGTAAGAGATTAGTCCCATCTGGTTTACACCCCCTCACACTCACCTACAAAGTCCCTCATGCTTAATTCGACAAAGGCGGACACAACCACCCAACCCTCCTTTGAGTTTTATCCAATTATACCTAAATGACGATCAGTTCAGTCCGTATACAGATAGATaattatcatcttaaaattgttatcttttatttatgttgattacttattgataaattttaaagctGTTATTAAACTATATAAAAGGATGAGTGGTGACAGCAGTGCTCAATTATAACAGAGGGGCCGGGGATGGAGGTGTTCCATActcacattctttatctgttgttagacCATGATCTCTATTTTTTGTTgcgttcatgtttattttaactaTTCTATTAATTGAAGGTTGTTGATTTCTGCGCacgatatattttcaattttattaagaattatataaaaatgatcaaGAATATAAACATGAGATGGACATTTATTTGGTTTGGTATTTCCATTAAGTAAATAAATGCCAATAGAAATTTAAGTCATTGGTACGATCCagatctcaattttgattttttttttgcaatatgaacatcattttaaaacGGAATTTCCCACCAAGTGATATATTTTTCCGGATGCGCACTTATTATGGCATTGATGATCAATAAGTCACATCAAAGACATCTTATATGCTTAAGTAACTTTTACAACCCGGCCTAATTAGGTGACATTCTCGAAATCACTAACAAGTCTAATGTTATAGTCTTGATCACCAAGGAGACTTGTTTTATCATGCAAATTGCGTAATAATTATTAGTGATCTATTCCCCTATATATCTTAAggcagcaacttcagtgacaaagAGCCGCGTCccttaaaatttataataaatatcattcaagtcggagaaaaaaTATATACCGCATCTATGTGAAGGAAAAATATCTTTTGAcagaacaaatgaaagaaaatatggcATTTTCAAATGTAGTGAAcaagttttatgtttgttttgtgagCGGATTTAGACTTGAGAATGCTTGCGAACAggcaaaaattaagaaaaaagtgGAACCTCAGATAAGATATAATTAAAAACATATCAATCTTTAATCAAGACATTCTGTACATTAAATTGTGTTATCAAAATCTTTTTCTATTGTGGCAATAcatttcgtaatataatgatgattttCTGAAGATGCTTAAGAACTTAATGCTGAGAGGTCTTTTTGGTACAAAACGCAAACgcattaaagttaaaaaaaatgtggCAACCGATAGCATTGTAAATTCGTCTATTGCAGAAATACAACTGGTATGGCATTTTCGGTCGAACATAGCTGAAAATAGGCGTTGAGCCTCGAAtagtccattctttcacatatggacagttttcggcttttcttctttatataaaaacataattttagatatttattcgatgtcaaatattatttattttaaagtccAGTTTAAAAATCTTTAAGCATAAAAGGAAATGGAGGAAAATGACAGAAGACTCATTTTGATTCATTAAAGAAGACAAAATGAGCAATATATCTCACGAACGCCCACCCCCTCCATTAACCCACCACCGCCACTAACCCGACTCTGCTCCAGCTTAAATGGATAGAAAAACCTGgaaggactccatgatcccaaaggaaccAGAAAATAGAACACAGAGTTCAAGTTCGGGTAGAGCATTTACGGCACATAAAGATTGCTTCTGTGGCAGTTAGTAAAACGTATAGGAAAAAAGTATGTACATGAGTGTCACGTTTTAGTAAATcattaaaaatgatgtttttttatagtattttctCCTTCCTTTGTGTTAACAAAAGTACATATAGCCATTCCAAAATTATGGTACAACGAAAGAAATCATGACGTTCAATGACAACTACCCTCCATACTCTCCAAACAATATTATCAAgacaaaagttataaaatgttaCATCACTTAGACCACCAATGGCACCACGAAAGTTTCCATGTAACTTCTTTATCTTGCTTatcatgaataaaataaacacaagATTTTGCTTCAGAATCTCACTCcaaatttcttctttaataatGTTCAAACTCTACGTAGACTTAGTTCCCTAACTACCACTTCGTTGtagtacgaggggcgttcaatatgtaatgttttactccgtatgtagttccgtaaccgcttaatattttagatgcggttttcgatacattatagagcaatttatttgGAACACATAGcgatataaattataaaaatcggtatattcaaagtaaaaatatactcatttgagtgaggtgtactcgggtatactggacaattttatgtccaaaatattaagattgtaatatgcaattccttgattctgcTATTGAACAACTAGAACAATacttcaattttcagtttaaacagataaaacaaatcatgatcttcacaaaaacatttgaaaactaaaataaaaaagtttataacagttttaaattgtgtgtgtatatttttactcgaaaaatgataaggtgggtacaataagcctctgcaattttgtcaggcgcgataatcattgtttaaaaagttcttgtattttaagttgatactagtatcttaattctcgattgcgaaactagttcttacaactttgattaatcgctctcaacacccattccagattgaatcaacctcgagtttagatattttagttgtgttgtaaaattaaaaatgcaataaatagtttaaaacaaacgcaaactcatcacaaattgccgtacctcgtagaaaaataatagaattttgtgattttacaagttattctatttttctgagacttaAATTGctcaggacaaacctaaattataattatggtccagtataccaaagtacacctcactaaaatgattatagttttactttgaacctgccaatttttataatttatatatgcgTTCCCAATTAATttctctataatgtgccgaaaaccgcatctaagaataaccagcggttacggaactacatacggagtaacattacatattgaacgcccctcgtatgaaAGAGATAAAAGCAGTACCTATTTTCCATTCTGGAACACTGTCAATAATTCCGTGTTCGGTGCAATGTTTTCCGCCGTTTAACGAGCCGCCCACTGCGCCTAAaccaatataataatatttaagaaataataagttcccaagtgtggtttatcgtaggaTAACcagtgttttgagttcttatgtcTAAGGCTATATCACGAAGGCcttaggcctgagtgatatattgtttcgcgtAAGAACGAAAAACTTGGGTTATTCTAGTACGATAAAACACACTTggaaacttgttatttcgattctaacacggcATACTagatcaacagtgttagaaaaatggtaactattttttacgaccgtgctacgcacctggatcggatgacgtcattgcacgcgcgtgggttattgcagaataacctacatgtatgtaggttatttgctagtcgtgttagaaacattgttatatatatatacaaaattttaaccttttcaaaattgtgaatAATGAAATAACGAATACATTTTACAGGTAATAGATAATAACATGCATTAAATGATGGGCAGAGTTTCTCAGTTGATATTCAACAACATGTTACTTAAGTGATACTTGTCAAAATAACCCtattttgacagaataaaatatatgtccTTACCGATTTCAAAAGATGCATCTAAGTCCTTCTGTTCCTAGAAAATATATTATTGAATCTTTTACATTATGTCtatttatgaaaacaaattaaaaattgtttatcAGTTCCTGAAGTGGCCACCAAGAATATAGCTATATTGATACAATGGTTTCAAAGATAAGTGAATGCAGTTATGAATAAAACTGATCAGATCAACCAATCAATATCATTAATGTATTTGCTTGAACATTACGTGCAAATCTGTTAATGGTATTCGCGgataattttgaaagtaaaattgtGGTTTATAACTAAAACAAGACAGTTTTGTTGCAAGGTAATGAaaaaattgatcaaaatttatTGATTATAAAATGAACTCCGTTTCAACTTTGAAAACTACTAAACACTAGATACATAAAATATGCATGTAATATTTTCACCTGTTTGCATACGTTCTGTAATTCTTTGGACCTTGTCGTTGTTTCTACATTCATTTCAACGCTACTTAGTATTTTACTTTTCTACGTTACATCATACCGTAATTGTCTAAAGTTTTGTTTCACATCAGCTGTTATACGCCGGGTATCCTTTAAGATTTGACCACCTGTTTCTCCAATTTGCGTCGATATGCTTTGTAAGGCTAGTTTTATTTCCTCATTTGACTTCATCTGCAAATAAATAAaggtacaaaaatgtaaaaaaagttgTATGTTTTCTAAAATGAAATATCCTTTACAAAGCCAAACAAATTGCattaaaccatttttaaaaaaaaaataacttccgcttgtttttaatttgtaataaaatttaattgtCTTAATGGTTCCCATATGTTGTTGtttgtgaaaaataaataaaaaatatagataaactTTTCGAAGCATCACACAGGAAAAATAACGACAGACGCAGtcctgttcatgagatgtaatgaaatgtgcaatacccctcACGCACCCTAGTACCTACTTAAGCGTAGTTCTTTCATACAGATATCAAAAGAtacattgaatggacttcatCCTCTAAAACACC from Mercenaria mercenaria strain notata chromosome 11, MADL_Memer_1, whole genome shotgun sequence includes the following:
- the LOC123532812 gene encoding uncharacterized protein LOC123532812, encoding MNVETTTRSKELQNVCKQEQKDLDASFEIGAVGGSLNGGKHCTEHGIIDSVPEWKIDETAWGSCIKQKDRKEAQRLISERVLPTQKMLNKYSVEFGRDSQILKDTCNEISSCIKAESNTIVNVWAGYKTICDKHIEENAIVFAVITKAKIQMANAFNYNVEQICIDEVNSSRENKDIQWRENEIPLMDEEISKAVTRMKRHSQGLMKRHSNITRISVSWIKSSRYGREDAKMTNEVCISLYVPRKGIIPINEKPFPKILNGFPVDVREGICVPFLGPHDVHESVKMGCAISGQSFAEQSNIGTIGGFIESENEIYCLTSAHVFAQNPNLKDLQSNGTWIAASDDNPLNNVYQPSPPSEPFGTLVRAVFTEGGGGNAGVDAAVIHVRKRFPNSGIFPDAANDREAGFDKENPMTFHSGKISPSVKRMALVVKHGSTSGITKGSFRLRGGAIRTNTAQNWGFMLFNQYEIESFSDTQFAQAGDSGAMVFTIEGNELLGIGIVEAGMGNICLVTPIYDVLNALEIPRPFQMKQFMLHSTNTAIPVGCSVTTATEDVIPQSDRTKDLNERFDYMDQALSQEVARQAKEIKEELHTKVDQQLLNLKTEINEKIESDITKLQTNIDRSMTSLEEKMNDMQNKTRDQMLQMKESVEEMLGKFLSQINQKK